Proteins encoded together in one Terriglobus saanensis SP1PR4 window:
- a CDS encoding arginine repressor — protein MKQQRHGSIRTLLETSTVTNQDDLRKKLAKLGFIVTQATLSRDIHELRIYKGPNGYALPSTVVEEDDEDPGIKETLENFGLKVRQAQNLLVVITTTGSAQPIAAALDYEDWPEVIGTIAGDDTVLVICKDSKEAGTLKARMEGMIG, from the coding sequence ATGAAACAGCAACGGCACGGCTCAATTCGCACACTTTTGGAGACTTCCACCGTCACCAATCAGGATGATTTGCGCAAGAAGCTGGCTAAGCTAGGCTTCATCGTCACGCAGGCTACGCTCTCTCGCGATATCCACGAACTCCGCATTTACAAAGGACCAAACGGCTATGCCCTGCCCTCAACGGTAGTCGAAGAAGACGACGAAGACCCCGGCATTAAAGAGACACTGGAAAACTTCGGACTCAAGGTTCGGCAGGCACAGAACCTCCTCGTCGTGATCACCACCACTGGAAGCGCGCAGCCTATCGCTGCAGCTCTGGATTACGAGGACTGGCCCGAGGTCATCGGAACGATTGCAGGCGACGATACAGTTCTCGTCATCTGCAAAGACAGTAAAGAAGCAGGCACGCTCAAGGCGCGCATGGAAGGAATGATCGGTTGA
- the argB gene encoding acetylglutamate kinase — translation MKFVVKLGGAALEKPELLIAIGKAITNLVADGNQVAIVHGGGVQLTKTLALMGKKSEFISGLRVTDAETRDVALMVLAGRVNKSLVAALGQQGQSAVGISGGDGHVFRARKKKTTPDLGFVGEIAATDPRWLDAIWKMGAVPVISSIALGFDGEYYNINADEMAAACAICTHADALVFLTDVPGVKGADGSVMRWLSLKEIPALEKQAVISGGMLPKLNACRDALLGGVKRVRILPAEAAAVLPDLCTSRVNDGTEVMVA, via the coding sequence ATGAAGTTTGTTGTGAAGCTCGGCGGCGCAGCTCTTGAAAAGCCGGAGCTGCTGATTGCGATTGGAAAGGCTATCACCAATCTTGTTGCCGATGGCAACCAGGTGGCGATCGTGCATGGCGGCGGCGTGCAACTGACGAAGACGCTGGCGCTGATGGGCAAGAAGAGCGAGTTTATCTCCGGCCTTCGCGTAACGGATGCAGAGACGCGCGACGTCGCGTTGATGGTGCTTGCGGGGCGCGTGAATAAGTCCCTGGTTGCGGCGCTTGGACAGCAGGGTCAGTCGGCCGTGGGTATCAGCGGCGGCGATGGCCACGTCTTTCGTGCGCGGAAGAAGAAAACCACGCCGGACCTCGGCTTCGTGGGCGAGATCGCGGCCACCGATCCGCGCTGGCTGGATGCGATCTGGAAGATGGGCGCGGTGCCAGTCATCAGCTCAATTGCGCTCGGTTTTGACGGTGAGTACTACAACATCAATGCGGATGAGATGGCGGCGGCCTGCGCCATTTGCACCCATGCGGATGCGCTGGTCTTCCTGACGGACGTTCCCGGCGTCAAAGGTGCAGATGGTTCTGTGATGCGCTGGCTTTCCTTGAAAGAGATTCCAGCGCTGGAAAAGCAGGCCGTGATCAGCGGCGGCATGTTGCCCAAGCTGAACGCATGCCGCGATGCCCTTCTGGGCGGCGTCAAGCGCGTACGAATTCTGCCAGCGGAAGCGGCAGCAGTGTTGCCCGACCTGTGCACGTCTCGGGTAAATGACGGCACGGAGGTGATGGTGGCATGA
- a CDS encoding AMP-dependent synthetase/ligase codes for MKLTTLNDVLLVAGSKGEATVAMRQDAGGAWHSITSSELMGHVRGLAAWLRAQGVAKGDRVALIAENRWEWAVTDFATMAVGAVGVPLFPTLTADQTAAQLRDSGAKICVVSTAELAKKVLGSREATGVKTVVVMEVKEPLAGVVMFADAASTAPNADFDTLLKSVGPDDLATIIYTSGTTGDAKGVMLTHGNIASNLTMTTGLFNFSANDSCVSFLPLSHVTARHIDYLFYALDVTVAYCGKVERLLPAFQAVKPTIFVAVPRLYERIRHSVEQKSAASPVKKKILGWAIGVGRKSQKTLLAGKTPGSLSWKLANKLVYSKVKAAFGGRVGTFVSGGAPLGIDLANWFADAGIPILEGYGLTETSPVISVNLPGRHKIGTTGPTMKNIECRIAEDGELEVRGPSIFKGYWQKPEATADAIDPEGWFHTGDVGNIDAEGFLTITDRKRELIKTTNGKFIAPQPIENRLKVSSLIGYAALQGDGRKFISVLMTPNFATLEAQGIKGEREALVKDATVLALYQAEIERVNATLAPFEKIKKFRLLPVEWGIDTGEVTPSMKLKRRIVAQKHASDIASMYGGED; via the coding sequence ATGAAGTTGACTACGTTGAATGATGTTTTGTTGGTCGCTGGTAGCAAGGGCGAAGCGACGGTTGCCATGAGACAGGATGCAGGTGGTGCATGGCATTCCATCACCTCTTCTGAGTTGATGGGCCATGTGCGTGGTCTGGCTGCGTGGCTTCGCGCGCAAGGTGTAGCCAAGGGCGATCGTGTGGCCCTTATTGCGGAGAACCGTTGGGAGTGGGCTGTGACAGATTTTGCCACCATGGCCGTGGGCGCTGTAGGTGTGCCGTTGTTTCCTACCTTGACCGCAGACCAGACTGCGGCGCAGTTGAGGGACTCCGGAGCCAAAATCTGCGTCGTTTCGACCGCGGAGTTGGCAAAGAAGGTCCTGGGATCGCGAGAAGCCACAGGGGTGAAAACCGTAGTGGTGATGGAGGTGAAGGAGCCACTCGCGGGCGTGGTGATGTTTGCCGACGCGGCCTCGACTGCTCCCAATGCGGACTTCGATACGTTGCTGAAGAGTGTGGGGCCGGACGATCTCGCAACAATTATTTACACGTCCGGCACGACCGGGGATGCGAAGGGCGTCATGCTAACGCATGGCAATATTGCCTCGAACCTCACGATGACGACCGGCCTCTTCAACTTTTCCGCGAATGACAGTTGCGTTTCGTTTCTGCCGCTAAGCCACGTGACCGCGCGGCATATCGACTATCTCTTTTACGCGCTGGATGTGACGGTGGCTTACTGCGGCAAGGTGGAGCGACTCCTGCCAGCTTTCCAAGCGGTGAAGCCCACGATCTTTGTGGCGGTGCCGCGACTCTACGAACGGATCCGCCACTCGGTGGAACAGAAGAGCGCCGCAAGTCCTGTAAAGAAGAAGATCCTCGGCTGGGCAATTGGCGTGGGACGCAAAAGCCAAAAGACGCTGTTGGCGGGGAAGACGCCCGGCTCTCTGAGCTGGAAGCTGGCGAACAAGTTGGTTTACAGCAAGGTGAAGGCCGCGTTCGGGGGACGTGTCGGGACGTTCGTCTCTGGCGGAGCACCGTTGGGCATCGATCTGGCAAACTGGTTCGCGGATGCAGGCATTCCGATTCTCGAAGGGTACGGGCTTACGGAGACGTCTCCGGTGATCTCGGTGAATCTGCCCGGTCGGCACAAGATCGGAACGACAGGACCAACGATGAAGAATATTGAGTGCAGGATCGCGGAGGACGGTGAACTCGAGGTGCGCGGTCCGAGCATCTTCAAGGGGTACTGGCAGAAGCCTGAAGCCACTGCGGATGCAATTGATCCCGAGGGCTGGTTCCACACCGGAGACGTCGGAAACATCGATGCCGAGGGTTTTCTGACGATTACGGACCGAAAGCGAGAACTGATCAAGACGACCAACGGCAAGTTCATCGCACCGCAGCCGATCGAGAACAGACTGAAGGTAAGCAGCCTGATCGGGTATGCAGCCCTCCAGGGTGATGGACGAAAGTTTATCTCCGTTTTGATGACGCCGAACTTTGCAACTCTGGAAGCACAAGGCATCAAGGGGGAGCGCGAGGCCCTGGTGAAGGATGCCACCGTGCTGGCCCTGTATCAGGCTGAGATTGAACGCGTGAATGCGACCCTGGCACCATTCGAGAAGATCAAGAAGTTCCGCCTATTACCGGTGGAATGGGGCATCGATACCGGCGAAGTGACTCCAAGCATGAAGCTCAAGCGGCGGATTGTGGCCCAGAAGCATGCGTCGGATATTGCGTCTATGTACGGCGGGGAGGACTAA
- a CDS encoding helix-turn-helix domain-containing protein: MATAQHVAVREVMDIRQAADYLGISGDTLYRYASEGFVPAFKLGNRWRFKKNLLDSWMDRQSGVVTPPAAVEPKQKKPVRSAL, translated from the coding sequence ATGGCTACGGCACAGCATGTGGCAGTTCGTGAAGTAATGGATATACGGCAGGCTGCGGATTATCTCGGTATCAGCGGGGATACGCTCTACCGTTACGCGTCGGAAGGTTTTGTACCCGCGTTCAAGCTGGGAAATCGCTGGCGCTTCAAGAAGAACCTGCTGGATAGCTGGATGGACCGTCAGAGCGGCGTAGTAACGCCTCCTGCGGCGGTAGAACCAAAGCAGAAGAAGCCGGTGCGTTCGGCGCTTTAG
- a CDS encoding metallophosphoesterase, giving the protein MALTRRQFLAGAGVTLAAAASPGLYAWGPGRLHLTLVRHDVFIPDLPPAFHNFTIAQLSDFHFGPIDETSLVEHAVAVVNSLNPNLVALTGDFITADHDDNTNNLKNATDCAAVLSKLKAPLRYASLGNHDTADPEGVTSALEDQGLIVLRDKFIPLDLRGDRIWLSGISDSLFQHPNLNTAIPPTEKNPVVLLGHEPDFADKLIQFCAATQRRCDLFLTGHTHGGQINIPVITRYVLPRHGQKYIQGPFQLGSTLLYVNRGLGTIHLPLRFNAPPEITLFTLKA; this is encoded by the coding sequence ATGGCCCTTACTCGCCGTCAATTTCTAGCCGGAGCCGGAGTCACTCTGGCCGCCGCAGCCTCGCCGGGCCTCTACGCCTGGGGTCCAGGGCGTCTTCATTTGACCCTCGTCCGCCACGACGTCTTCATTCCCGACCTCCCACCGGCCTTCCATAACTTCACCATCGCCCAGCTCTCCGACTTTCATTTCGGGCCGATCGACGAAACGAGCCTCGTTGAGCACGCCGTAGCAGTCGTCAACTCGCTCAATCCCAATCTCGTCGCACTTACAGGCGACTTCATCACCGCCGACCACGACGACAACACCAACAACCTCAAGAACGCTACCGACTGCGCCGCTGTCCTCTCAAAGCTGAAGGCTCCTCTTCGCTACGCCAGTTTGGGGAACCATGACACAGCGGACCCGGAGGGTGTCACCTCAGCCCTGGAAGACCAGGGTCTCATCGTTCTAAGAGATAAATTCATTCCGCTGGATCTTCGCGGAGACCGCATCTGGCTCTCCGGCATTTCAGACTCCTTGTTCCAACATCCGAACCTGAACACCGCCATTCCCCCTACCGAAAAGAACCCCGTCGTCCTCCTTGGTCACGAGCCGGACTTCGCCGATAAACTCATCCAATTCTGCGCCGCCACCCAAAGGCGTTGCGATCTATTCCTAACCGGCCATACCCATGGGGGCCAGATCAATATTCCCGTCATCACGCGTTATGTCCTTCCACGGCACGGGCAGAAGTACATCCAGGGGCCCTTCCAGCTCGGTTCGACACTCCTTTATGTGAATCGGGGCCTGGGGACGATCCACCTTCCCCTCCGCTTCAATGCCCCGCCGGAGATTACCTTATTCACCCTCAAGGCTTAA
- a CDS encoding glutamate synthase large subunit: MKATQATGVSTPRRFAGPSLIDAKFDHDSCGVGFVATTTAIPSHVILKDALTALARLAHRGAVAADGKSSDGVGITAAIPRDLLLRVTGIALDAAKPLGVGMVFLEGEKTCDVLDACVKNQDFEVLGWRDVPVRPEVLGEIALETMPKIRQLLLTDASGEETEAIERRLYLARKEFERRREAGEVEGYICSLSVRTLVYKAMCAGRLLPEFFPDLQDESYLTSFALFHQRYATNTTPTWHRAQPGRLLAHNGEINTVWGNRARMEARYSTLPQECMPILTQGGTDSTSLDETIELMTRNGRTVAEAIRILLPAAMVERDSPFLKYHMDITEPWDGPAALGFTDGRYVGAALDRNGLRPCRFAVTSDGLVVAGSEAGLVDLDPNEVVHTGRLGPGEMLVLDLEKKMLYENEALLDLFDSDPTYAAMADDQTVSADWVDLIPTAVEEVQQAQRNFGYTKEDVRMVLQPMAVDGKDAVWSMGDDTPLAYLAKAPRPVYAYFRQRFAQVTNPAIDPLREACVVSLHTRLGPWSHMLDKNAPLLGMALASPFISLGKMQALRQGKYPHAELRMNELNCFFLASSTLEDGIEDLCANAVKMVEGGTEILLLTDKRATNEKLPIPMAIALSVVQQALVAAGLRTKTGIVVEAGDVRDVHHAAVLIGYGAGAVCPWLALETARLTAGEGDNPQIPEKKMLRAFDAGLAKIMSKMGVSVVDSYRGAYQFDILGLSKKVVDRCFPQTPAPLGGIGYAELEQQLRQQWGAALTPAVADAKRDDLPDYGWVKFRRADVSEPHMWQPQNVKALQSVVGSARNMPPPTDARAAFQMYSKNTEEHDPNVLRELLEIRPAGPELSLDQVEKPETMYKRFVASAMSLGSLSPEAHSTITMAMNTLGGKSNTGEGGEDSDVYRLHPSNRRVPEPGEAGSFVQVARKDASGGVAVMEPLVQAPAVHTHLNNKIKQVASGRFGVTAEYLAHAEEIEIKVAQGAKPGEGGQLPGHKVSGLIARLRHAQPGVPLISPPPHHDIYSIEDLAQLIHDLKTVNPRAAVGVKLVSSCGVGTVAAGVAKAYADYIVIAGNVGGTGAAALSSIKYAGNPWELGLAEAQQVLIENGMRGRVRLRTDGGLSTARDVLIAALLGADEYAFGTAVLVVLGCDMARQCHLNTCPTGIATQKPELRAKFRGKPEHVVRYFEQLGQDVQMLLARYGLPSLEAAVGRVDLLEQVRHDGGIDLTAMLAKPTSGDVRWMGVRNDRPQTRPSLEEQFVAPAMEAVRAGVAFKGETEIANRDRAFGARIAGEIALWRAAAETPVAKPDVQLTVHGTAGQSFGAFAVDGMRIVLDGQANDFVGKGLSGGELVLRARGLAAKDSGKHTILGNVALYGATEGRMFAAGRAGERFAVRNSGAWTVVEGIGDHGCEYMTGGVVVVIGTVGMNFGAGMTGGIAWVLDADGSFLKRKQYHEEFLQPQPYSEVDPTSQARLRKLLERHAEVSQSSKAAALLADWENVVKGFVRFTPKPQV; encoded by the coding sequence ATGAAGGCCACGCAAGCCACCGGTGTCTCCACGCCGCGCCGCTTTGCCGGCCCCTCGTTGATTGATGCCAAGTTTGACCACGACTCTTGTGGCGTTGGATTTGTTGCGACCACAACTGCTATCCCCTCCCATGTGATCTTGAAAGACGCTCTTACGGCGCTGGCTCGTCTTGCACATCGCGGCGCCGTTGCTGCCGATGGTAAGAGCTCGGATGGTGTCGGCATCACGGCTGCAATTCCGCGCGACCTTCTTCTGCGCGTAACAGGTATTGCACTCGACGCTGCCAAGCCGCTGGGTGTGGGCATGGTTTTTCTCGAAGGCGAGAAAACCTGCGATGTTCTGGATGCGTGCGTCAAGAATCAGGACTTTGAAGTTCTGGGATGGCGTGATGTTCCGGTAAGGCCCGAGGTGCTCGGCGAGATCGCGCTGGAGACGATGCCGAAGATTCGTCAGCTCCTGTTGACCGACGCCAGCGGTGAAGAGACCGAAGCGATCGAGCGTCGTTTGTATCTTGCCCGCAAAGAGTTCGAGCGTCGCCGCGAGGCAGGCGAAGTCGAAGGATACATCTGCTCGCTCTCTGTGCGGACGCTTGTGTATAAGGCGATGTGCGCTGGACGCTTGCTGCCGGAGTTCTTTCCTGATCTACAGGACGAGAGCTATCTGACTTCGTTCGCTCTCTTTCATCAGAGATACGCGACGAATACCACGCCGACATGGCACCGTGCGCAGCCGGGACGGCTGCTGGCGCACAACGGAGAGATCAATACGGTCTGGGGTAACCGCGCCCGCATGGAAGCACGCTACTCTACGCTGCCGCAGGAGTGCATGCCCATCCTGACGCAGGGTGGAACAGATTCAACGAGCCTCGATGAAACGATCGAACTCATGACCCGTAATGGACGCACAGTTGCTGAGGCGATTCGCATTCTGTTGCCCGCAGCCATGGTGGAGCGCGATTCTCCATTCCTGAAATATCACATGGACATCACGGAGCCATGGGATGGACCTGCGGCGCTTGGCTTCACGGACGGACGGTACGTCGGCGCGGCGTTGGATCGCAACGGTCTGCGTCCTTGTCGTTTCGCCGTAACAAGCGACGGTCTCGTTGTTGCTGGCTCTGAAGCAGGTCTTGTGGACCTCGATCCGAACGAGGTCGTTCACACTGGACGCCTGGGACCGGGCGAAATGCTTGTGCTCGATCTCGAAAAGAAGATGCTCTACGAGAACGAGGCCCTTCTGGATCTCTTCGATTCGGATCCAACGTACGCCGCCATGGCCGATGACCAAACCGTCTCCGCCGATTGGGTCGACCTGATCCCGACGGCTGTAGAAGAGGTACAGCAGGCCCAGCGCAACTTCGGCTATACGAAGGAAGATGTGCGCATGGTGCTACAGCCGATGGCTGTGGATGGCAAGGACGCCGTGTGGTCCATGGGTGACGATACGCCTCTGGCTTATCTCGCAAAGGCTCCGCGGCCCGTATACGCCTACTTCCGTCAGAGGTTCGCGCAAGTGACCAATCCTGCGATCGATCCTCTGCGCGAAGCCTGCGTGGTTTCACTGCATACGCGTCTTGGACCGTGGTCGCACATGCTGGACAAGAATGCTCCTTTGCTGGGCATGGCTCTGGCATCTCCGTTTATCTCTCTCGGTAAAATGCAGGCGCTGCGTCAGGGCAAGTATCCTCACGCAGAACTACGGATGAATGAGTTGAACTGCTTCTTCCTTGCAAGTTCTACTCTGGAAGACGGCATCGAAGACCTCTGCGCGAATGCGGTCAAGATGGTAGAGGGTGGCACGGAGATTCTTCTTCTGACCGACAAGCGCGCGACGAATGAAAAGCTGCCGATCCCGATGGCAATCGCGCTGAGCGTCGTGCAGCAGGCGCTTGTTGCGGCAGGACTGCGGACCAAGACAGGCATTGTGGTTGAGGCGGGCGACGTTCGCGACGTACATCACGCGGCCGTGCTGATCGGCTATGGCGCAGGAGCAGTCTGCCCGTGGCTTGCGCTTGAGACGGCGCGTCTCACTGCGGGCGAAGGCGACAACCCACAGATCCCAGAGAAGAAGATGCTGCGCGCCTTCGATGCCGGTCTGGCCAAGATCATGTCGAAGATGGGCGTGAGCGTGGTAGACAGCTATCGCGGTGCGTATCAGTTCGACATTCTCGGACTCAGCAAGAAAGTCGTTGACCGTTGTTTCCCGCAGACGCCTGCGCCGCTCGGCGGCATCGGATATGCGGAGTTGGAACAGCAGCTTCGGCAGCAATGGGGAGCAGCACTCACGCCAGCAGTTGCCGATGCGAAGCGCGACGACCTGCCCGACTACGGTTGGGTGAAGTTCCGCCGGGCGGATGTGAGCGAGCCGCACATGTGGCAGCCGCAGAACGTGAAGGCTCTGCAGAGCGTCGTTGGAAGCGCACGCAATATGCCGCCTCCGACCGATGCGCGCGCGGCGTTCCAGATGTATTCGAAAAACACGGAAGAGCACGATCCCAATGTGTTGCGCGAACTCCTTGAGATTCGCCCCGCCGGGCCAGAGCTTTCGCTCGACCAAGTGGAGAAGCCCGAAACAATGTACAAGCGTTTTGTCGCGAGCGCGATGAGCCTTGGGTCTTTAAGTCCTGAAGCGCATTCGACGATCACGATGGCGATGAACACGCTGGGTGGCAAGTCGAACACGGGCGAAGGCGGTGAGGATTCGGATGTGTATCGTCTGCATCCATCGAACCGTCGCGTTCCGGAGCCAGGTGAGGCCGGTTCGTTCGTCCAGGTAGCACGCAAGGATGCAAGCGGCGGCGTAGCCGTCATGGAGCCTCTGGTTCAGGCCCCGGCCGTGCATACGCATCTCAACAACAAGATCAAGCAGGTAGCCTCAGGTCGCTTTGGTGTCACAGCGGAGTATCTTGCCCACGCCGAAGAAATCGAGATCAAGGTGGCACAGGGCGCGAAGCCGGGTGAGGGTGGACAGTTGCCAGGACACAAGGTGAGCGGCCTAATCGCGCGGTTACGTCATGCGCAACCGGGTGTGCCGCTGATCTCTCCTCCACCGCATCACGACATCTACTCGATCGAAGATCTGGCACAACTGATCCACGATCTGAAGACCGTGAATCCTCGTGCTGCTGTCGGCGTGAAGTTGGTTTCCAGCTGCGGCGTAGGCACTGTAGCTGCGGGTGTCGCCAAGGCATATGCCGACTACATCGTGATCGCCGGAAACGTTGGCGGGACGGGCGCGGCGGCGCTCTCCAGCATCAAGTACGCGGGTAATCCGTGGGAGCTTGGTCTGGCCGAAGCGCAGCAGGTGCTGATCGAAAACGGCATGCGTGGTCGCGTTCGTCTGCGGACGGACGGCGGCCTCTCCACGGCCCGCGATGTACTAATCGCTGCGCTTCTGGGAGCGGATGAGTATGCCTTCGGAACAGCTGTTCTCGTTGTTCTGGGTTGCGACATGGCGCGCCAGTGCCATTTGAATACGTGTCCTACAGGCATTGCGACGCAGAAGCCGGAGTTGCGCGCGAAGTTCCGCGGTAAGCCGGAGCATGTCGTGCGCTACTTCGAGCAGCTTGGGCAGGATGTACAGATGTTGCTGGCCCGCTACGGCCTGCCTTCTCTGGAGGCGGCTGTGGGACGTGTTGATCTGCTGGAGCAGGTGCGGCATGACGGCGGCATCGATCTGACGGCCATGCTGGCGAAGCCGACAAGCGGCGACGTTCGCTGGATGGGCGTCCGGAATGACCGGCCCCAGACGCGGCCTTCTCTGGAAGAGCAGTTTGTGGCTCCGGCGATGGAAGCTGTCCGCGCGGGTGTCGCTTTCAAGGGCGAGACCGAGATCGCGAACCGTGATCGCGCCTTCGGTGCACGGATCGCTGGCGAGATTGCGCTCTGGCGCGCCGCGGCAGAAACGCCAGTGGCGAAGCCGGATGTGCAGTTGACTGTCCACGGAACGGCGGGGCAGAGCTTCGGCGCATTCGCAGTGGACGGCATGCGGATCGTGCTGGACGGGCAGGCGAACGATTTTGTAGGCAAAGGCCTGAGCGGCGGTGAACTCGTGCTCCGTGCGCGTGGTCTGGCAGCGAAGGACAGTGGCAAGCACACGATCCTTGGCAACGTGGCTCTCTATGGAGCCACCGAGGGCCGCATGTTTGCCGCAGGACGCGCGGGCGAGCGGTTTGCTGTGCGTAACTCTGGTGCATGGACCGTCGTTGAAGGCATCGGCGACCACGGATGCGAATACATGACAGGCGGCGTAGTGGTTGTAATTGGCACCGTCGGCATGAACTTTGGCGCAGGCATGACAGGCGGCATTGCATGGGTGTTGGATGCGGATGGGTCCTTCCTGAAGCGGAAGCAGTACCACGAGGAGTTCCTGCAGCCTCAGCCTTACTCTGAGGTGGATCCGACGTCGCAGGCACGTCTGCGGAAGCTGCTGGAACGTCATGCAGAGGTATCGCAGAGCAGTAAGGCGGCGGCTTTGCTGGCGGATTGGGAGAACGTAGTGAAAGGCTTCGTCCGGTTTACACCTAAGCCGCAGGTTTAA
- a CDS encoding IS30 family transposase yields the protein MGNCYGQLDDFERVVIQSQLQMGWRPAAIAAGLQRSRSTVTRELRRNGWKRSCESSAQSRRWGNGGYVARRAGQRARQAHRKPRVERKLVPGTPLWTEVRRYLHQRLSPFQIASTLSRMPEPVRISHETIYTALYAMPRGELRTELLRLLRRKRPQRGTRDPNRHQRPFVDGMTLIDERPTEVDERLVPGHWEGDLIKGRMNRSRVGTLVERTTLFLALVKLEDGRAETTANAFATILNRFQSPMRLTLTYDQGREMAQHRTLTEKSGVKVYFAHPHSPWERGINENTNGLVREYLPKGQDLSVYSQQQLDEIAMQLNARIRKSLGNKAPAELFLPQGDFDFVHFWQNPDKVKNVALGT from the coding sequence ATGGGGAATTGTTATGGTCAGCTGGATGATTTTGAACGTGTTGTGATTCAGAGTCAGCTGCAGATGGGTTGGAGACCAGCGGCGATCGCCGCCGGTCTGCAGCGTTCGCGATCGACGGTGACGCGGGAGCTGCGCCGCAACGGCTGGAAGCGGTCTTGCGAGAGCAGTGCGCAGAGCCGTCGCTGGGGCAACGGCGGCTACGTGGCGCGGCGTGCCGGCCAGCGGGCGCGGCAGGCTCATCGCAAGCCCCGCGTGGAGCGGAAGCTGGTGCCGGGCACTCCGTTATGGACCGAAGTTCGCCGGTATCTTCACCAGCGCTTGAGTCCGTTCCAGATCGCGTCCACACTGTCACGTATGCCCGAGCCTGTGCGCATCTCGCACGAGACCATCTACACCGCGCTGTACGCCATGCCGCGCGGCGAGCTGCGCACGGAGCTGCTGCGCCTTCTGCGACGCAAGCGTCCCCAGCGCGGCACACGCGATCCCAACCGCCACCAGCGGCCCTTCGTGGACGGCATGACCCTGATCGACGAGCGGCCCACCGAGGTGGACGAGCGTCTCGTTCCCGGCCACTGGGAGGGCGACCTCATCAAGGGCAGGATGAACCGCTCCCGCGTCGGCACCCTGGTCGAGCGCACCACGCTCTTCCTCGCCCTGGTCAAGCTCGAGGACGGTCGCGCCGAGACCACCGCCAACGCCTTCGCCACCATCCTCAACCGCTTCCAGAGCCCCATGCGCCTCACCCTCACCTACGACCAGGGAAGGGAGATGGCCCAGCACCGCACCCTCACAGAGAAGTCTGGCGTCAAGGTCTACTTCGCCCATCCCCACAGCCCATGGGAAAGAGGCATCAACGAAAACACCAACGGCCTGGTCCGCGAATACCTCCCCAAGGGACAGGACCTCAGCGTCTACTCCCAGCAGCAACTCGACGAAATCGCCATGCAGCTCAACGCAAGAATCAGAAAATCCCTCGGAAACAAAGCCCCAGCTGAACTCTTCCTACCACAAGGTGACTTCGACTTCGTACACTTCTGGCAAAACCCAGATAAAGTAAAAAACGTTGCACTTGGAACATGA
- the argC gene encoding N-acetyl-gamma-glutamyl-phosphate reductase — MKHVKAAVAGVTGYAGAELARLLLAHPYADPIFLGRMGSTETTSLTDLHPQLARNDGKPSPEVVPFDWELLRAQQVDFLFLATPHEQSREWAPVAIANGLRVIDLSGAWRLHDPANAAVYKLEDHDPSAAAKLQAETVYGSPELHRAEIKDARMVANPGCYATSVILALAPLVQANVIDLSRGIVVDAKSGVSGAGKAPTTKTHFMYAADNLSAYAVHGHRHTGELLEQLHLTSEDIRFTPHLLPIPRGILSSIYLRLREKSTPAAVDAILRDFYRNSPMVRVHAPGDLPQIQHILRTSYSDIGFDLAPNGRDLLVVSCLDNLLKGAASQAVQNMNVMCGFDEAEGLR; from the coding sequence TTGAAGCACGTAAAGGCAGCAGTTGCGGGAGTCACAGGATACGCAGGCGCGGAGCTGGCGCGGCTCCTATTGGCGCACCCCTACGCCGACCCCATCTTCCTGGGACGCATGGGATCGACGGAAACGACCTCGCTTACGGATCTGCACCCTCAGCTCGCACGGAATGATGGCAAGCCTTCACCGGAAGTCGTCCCCTTCGATTGGGAACTTCTGCGTGCGCAACAAGTCGATTTCCTCTTCCTCGCCACGCCGCACGAGCAGTCCCGCGAGTGGGCGCCTGTTGCCATTGCAAATGGCCTGCGCGTCATCGATCTCAGCGGCGCATGGCGGCTGCACGATCCCGCGAATGCTGCTGTGTACAAGCTTGAAGATCATGATCCATCCGCCGCCGCGAAGCTGCAGGCCGAGACCGTATACGGTTCACCCGAACTGCATCGCGCAGAGATCAAAGATGCGCGCATGGTGGCGAACCCCGGCTGCTATGCGACCTCTGTGATTCTTGCGCTTGCGCCTCTGGTGCAGGCGAACGTCATCGACCTCTCGCGCGGCATCGTGGTCGATGCGAAGTCAGGCGTCTCCGGTGCGGGCAAGGCTCCCACGACAAAGACGCACTTTATGTATGCCGCGGACAATCTCTCCGCCTACGCCGTGCATGGACATCGCCATACCGGTGAATTGCTGGAGCAGCTACATCTCACGTCGGAAGATATCCGCTTTACGCCGCATCTTCTGCCGATTCCGCGTGGCATTCTGTCGTCCATCTATCTGCGCCTGCGCGAAAAGAGCACGCCCGCAGCGGTGGATGCGATCCTGCGGGATTTCTACAGGAATTCGCCGATGGTGCGCGTGCATGCGCCCGGCGATCTGCCCCAGATCCAACATATTTTGCGCACAAGCTACTCGGACATCGGCTTCGATCTTGCGCCGAACGGACGCGATCTTCTCGTCGTCTCGTGCCTGGACAACTTATTGAAAGGTGCTGCGTCTCAAGCGGTACAGAACATGAACGTGATGTGCGGATTCGATGAAGCGGAGGGTCTGCGATGA